A single Pseudomonas sp. DC1.2 DNA region contains:
- a CDS encoding ABC transporter permease yields the protein MNTLAITQIPAGRSPLRRFSNLLYRRPNLYLTLLLVPPLIWFGAIYLGSLLTLLWQGFYTFDDFTMAVTPDLTLANFAALFQPSNFDIILRTLSMAIVVSIASAIVAFPIAYYMARYTSGKTKAFFYIAVMLPMWASYIVKAYAWTLLLAKGGVAQWFVQHLGLEPVLQCVLGIPGVGGSTLSTSHLGRFMVFVYIWLPFMILPIQASLERLPPSLLQASADLGAKPLQTFMQVIVPLSIPGIAAGSIFTFSLTLGDFIVPQLVGPPGYFVGSMVYAQQGAIGNMPMAAAFTLVPIVLIAVYLTLVKRLGAFDAL from the coding sequence ATGAACACGTTGGCGATCACTCAAATCCCGGCCGGCCGCTCGCCGTTGCGCAGGTTTTCCAACCTACTGTATCGCCGACCCAACCTGTACCTGACGCTGTTGCTGGTGCCGCCGCTGATCTGGTTCGGCGCCATTTATCTCGGTTCGCTGCTGACCCTGCTGTGGCAGGGGTTCTACACCTTCGACGACTTCACCATGGCGGTCACGCCCGACCTGACCCTGGCGAACTTCGCTGCACTGTTTCAGCCGTCGAATTTCGACATCATCCTGCGCACCTTGAGCATGGCGATTGTCGTGTCGATCGCCAGCGCCATCGTCGCCTTTCCGATTGCCTATTACATGGCGCGCTACACCAGCGGCAAGACCAAGGCCTTTTTCTACATCGCCGTGATGCTGCCGATGTGGGCCAGTTATATCGTCAAGGCCTACGCCTGGACCTTGCTGCTGGCCAAGGGCGGTGTTGCACAGTGGTTCGTTCAGCACCTGGGGCTGGAGCCGGTTTTACAGTGTGTGCTGGGCATTCCGGGGGTCGGCGGCAGCACCTTGTCGACCTCGCACCTGGGTCGCTTCATGGTGTTCGTCTACATCTGGCTGCCGTTCATGATCCTGCCGATTCAGGCCTCGCTGGAACGCCTGCCGCCGTCGCTGCTGCAAGCTTCGGCGGACCTTGGCGCCAAGCCGCTCCAGACCTTCATGCAGGTGATTGTGCCGCTGTCGATTCCGGGTATCGCTGCCGGTTCGATCTTCACCTTTTCGCTGACCTTGGGCGACTTCATCGTGCCGCAACTGGTGGGGCCGCCGGGCTACTTCGTCGGCAGCATGGTTTACGCCCAACAGGGCGCTATCGGCAACATGCCGATGGCCGCCGCGTTCACCTTAGTGCCGATCGTATTGATCGCCGTGTACCTGACCCTCGTCAAACGTCTGGGGGCTTTCGATGCGCTCTGA